A section of the Nitrospirota bacterium genome encodes:
- a CDS encoding lipoprotein, with translation MRHSLKEKKLGKTAAFLVILFLLAGCGRKGDPIPPEANALNWHGSPSLEEIRHLVIRLC, from the coding sequence TTGAGACACTCTTTAAAAGAAAAAAAATTAGGAAAAACGGCGGCGTTTCTGGTCATTTTATTTTTGTTGGCGGGATGCGGGCGGAAGGGGGATCCTATTCCCCCCGAAGCGAACGCCCTGAACTGGCACGGAAGCCCGTCCCTTGAGGAAATCCGCCACCTTGTTATCCGTTTGTGTTAA